The proteins below come from a single Candidatus Kirkpatrickella diaphorinae genomic window:
- the dnaQ gene encoding DNA polymerase III subunit epsilon, giving the protein MKRSVLFDTETTGLDPATGDRVIEIAAIELIDDLPTGEVYHTLVDPERDVPPESTRVHGFTREDLVGKPKFKEIAQGFLDFIGEDELIAHNAPFDFGFVNAELALCKKPPLDRQRMVDTLIIAKKRFPGLPNNLDALCRRYNIDLSERTTHNALLDCRLLAEVYVELMGGRQRGLGLTVTTGGGRVVKYERNRHRQARLIPPPDAATEDAHRAFIARMKNPLWER; this is encoded by the coding sequence ATGAAGCGATCAGTACTTTTCGATACGGAGACAACAGGGCTCGACCCCGCAACAGGGGATCGCGTCATTGAGATCGCCGCTATCGAACTGATCGATGATCTGCCAACCGGTGAGGTCTATCACACGCTCGTGGACCCGGAGCGGGATGTCCCGCCCGAATCAACCCGCGTGCATGGCTTCACGCGGGAGGACCTCGTCGGCAAGCCCAAATTTAAAGAGATTGCGCAGGGATTTCTCGATTTCATCGGGGAGGATGAACTCATCGCGCATAATGCGCCATTCGATTTCGGCTTCGTCAATGCGGAACTGGCATTGTGCAAAAAGCCGCCGCTTGATCGGCAGCGTATGGTCGACACGCTGATTATCGCTAAAAAGCGGTTTCCCGGATTGCCGAATAATCTCGACGCCTTATGCCGCCGCTATAATATCGACCTTTCCGAGCGCACGACCCATAACGCCCTGCTGGATTGCCGCCTCCTCGCGGAAGTTTATGTCGAGCTTATGGGCGGTCGCCAGCGCGGGCTGGGGCTGACGGTGACGACAGGCGGCGGCAGGGTGGTGAAATATGAGCGGAACCGTCACCGCCAGGCCCGACTTATACCTCCGCCGGACGCAGCGACAGAGGATGCCCATCGCGCTTTCATCGCCCGGATGAAAAATCCTTTATGGGAAAGGTGA
- a CDS encoding PQQ-like beta-propeller repeat protein, protein MTDHPHHSALKSSRRAFFGGLTASTALLTGCGLFRDKPKPPIPGHRVDVLSGGAGLVVDQSDHTPISLPPSENITSWAQAHRIPSHEAVNARWASGNLAWSRSIGAGISEPAFLHFAALGPNGRGAIQSPPMIDGGMIYTRDAIGTVRAWTWPGMALKWRFIPKGRKSRSTDIGGGLGIAGGVLYIVDGVGQVIALDAASGVEKWRSDIGVPGRSSPTIMDGRVFFGTIDERLFALDAQTGRQLWSYQATPAETVMFGQPAPAIVNGIVVAGFGSGDLVALRAESGELVWSDSLGGSNGQGAILDLACVRGAPVITHQTVYAVSLSKVLVAIDMRSGRRLWEREVSGQNTPLIVDDWLYIISSDQQIACLDRQSGHVRWSQNLRRFQNEVKDKDAITWFGPIMADGKLVCVSSFKDAGMAVVDAGTGKILSVTKTSSPTLIEPIICDGKLLVLSVDGNLNAYG, encoded by the coding sequence ATGACTGATCACCCCCATCATTCCGCATTGAAATCCTCAAGGCGTGCATTTTTCGGCGGGTTGACGGCATCGACCGCCCTGCTGACAGGGTGCGGGCTTTTCCGTGACAAACCGAAGCCGCCCATACCGGGCCATCGTGTTGATGTGCTGTCGGGCGGTGCCGGGCTGGTGGTGGATCAGTCGGATCACACGCCCATCAGTCTGCCGCCTTCCGAAAATATTACCTCATGGGCGCAGGCCCATCGCATCCCCTCTCATGAGGCGGTCAATGCGCGGTGGGCCAGTGGTAATCTCGCCTGGTCCCGCTCGATCGGGGCTGGAATTTCGGAACCGGCATTTCTGCATTTTGCCGCCCTCGGCCCGAATGGGCGCGGGGCCATTCAGTCTCCGCCCATGATTGACGGGGGGATGATTTACACGCGTGACGCGATCGGCACGGTCCGCGCCTGGACATGGCCCGGTATGGCGCTCAAATGGCGCTTTATCCCGAAAGGCCGGAAATCCCGTTCAACCGATATTGGCGGTGGGCTCGGCATTGCCGGTGGTGTGCTCTATATCGTGGATGGGGTCGGACAGGTTATTGCCCTTGACGCGGCGTCAGGTGTCGAGAAATGGCGCAGCGATATCGGCGTGCCCGGGCGTTCCAGCCCGACCATCATGGATGGACGCGTGTTTTTCGGCACGATTGATGAGCGTCTTTTTGCACTTGATGCGCAAACGGGTCGGCAACTCTGGAGCTATCAGGCCACGCCTGCTGAAACAGTGATGTTCGGCCAACCCGCCCCGGCCATCGTTAACGGGATCGTTGTTGCGGGTTTCGGCAGTGGTGACCTCGTCGCTTTACGGGCTGAATCGGGCGAGCTTGTCTGGAGTGACAGTCTTGGCGGCTCTAACGGGCAGGGCGCGATCCTTGACCTCGCCTGTGTCCGCGGCGCACCTGTGATCACCCATCAGACAGTCTATGCTGTCAGCCTCTCGAAAGTGCTTGTGGCGATTGACATGCGCTCGGGGCGTCGATTGTGGGAGAGGGAGGTCAGCGGCCAGAACACACCGCTTATTGTCGATGACTGGCTCTATATTATCTCATCCGACCAGCAGATCGCCTGTCTCGACCGGCAGTCCGGGCATGTGCGCTGGTCACAGAATTTGCGGCGCTTTCAAAACGAGGTGAAAGATAAAGACGCGATCACCTGGTTCGGGCCGATCATGGCGGACGGAAAGCTCGTCTGTGTCTCATCCTTCAAAGATGCGGGCATGGCCGTCGTCGATGCGGGCACGGGCAAGATCCTCTCTGTCACGAAAACTTCCAGCCCAACCCTTATTGAACCCATTATCTGCGACGGAAAGCTTCTCGTACTCTCCGTAGACGGAAATCTGAACGCTTACGGATAA
- a CDS encoding glycosyltransferase family 9 protein produces the protein MKRLLFITGNRLGDVVISTGLLRAFQNRYGDAQVTIVCGPVAASLFDCWPGVDRVIRLEKKRFDLHWLKLWRDCFPTRWDHIVDLRGSALSYLLNARARSISRGGRKAGLRLHHHGALLQCCPTPQPEVHTTEKHRRKARSLLPKGPAWIAIAPTANWCGKIWPAASFRALCERFIRDGYRIAVFYGPGPQEKARAEPFLAEPACHHVDVGGDRALPEVIALLQRCSAFIGNDSGLMHLAAAAGTPTIGLFGPSRASEYAPSGPCATYIQAEGPEGEAPIDGISVDKVFDVACDLLRRGQ, from the coding sequence TTGAAACGACTTTTGTTTATCACGGGTAACCGTCTTGGGGATGTCGTGATCTCCACCGGCTTGTTACGCGCGTTTCAAAACCGCTATGGCGATGCGCAGGTCACTATTGTCTGTGGACCTGTCGCGGCCAGCCTGTTTGATTGCTGGCCGGGTGTCGACCGCGTCATACGTCTTGAGAAGAAACGTTTTGATCTCCATTGGCTGAAATTATGGCGTGACTGTTTCCCGACGCGGTGGGACCATATTGTTGACCTTCGCGGCTCAGCCTTGAGTTATCTCCTCAATGCCAGGGCGCGTTCCATCTCCCGCGGGGGGCGTAAGGCCGGATTAAGGCTTCATCATCATGGTGCCCTCCTGCAATGCTGCCCGACGCCGCAGCCGGAAGTTCATACGACGGAGAAACATCGGCGAAAGGCCCGGTCGCTCCTCCCGAAAGGCCCGGCCTGGATCGCCATTGCGCCAACCGCCAATTGGTGCGGCAAAATCTGGCCCGCAGCGTCTTTCAGAGCGCTCTGCGAACGTTTCATTCGCGATGGTTACCGGATCGCGGTCTTTTACGGCCCCGGACCACAGGAAAAAGCCCGTGCCGAACCGTTTCTTGCTGAACCTGCCTGCCATCACGTCGATGTCGGCGGGGACCGCGCCCTGCCTGAAGTGATCGCCTTGCTGCAAAGGTGCAGCGCCTTTATCGGCAATGATTCCGGCCTGATGCATCTGGCCGCGGCAGCGGGTACACCGACAATCGGGCTGTTCGGCCCCTCACGTGCTTCCGAATATGCCCCCTCCGGCCCCTGCGCAACCTACATCCAGGCGGAAGGCCCGGAGGGCGAGGCACCGATTGACGGGATTTCCGTTGACAAAGTCTTTGACGTCGCTTGCGATTTGCTCCGTCGCGGTCAATAA
- the der gene encoding ribosome biogenesis GTPase Der: protein MQSGQTPCVVIAGRPNVGKSTLFNRLVGRRQAIVSDMPGVTRDYKEGEARLGGRLIRIVDTAGLEEAAPDTVFGRMRASSESAIGQADLILFCIDARAGVTPADRHFAQFLRRQNRPVLLIANKAEGSAAQTEVYESFALGLGTPLAVSAEHGEGLSHLMREIADRLKGDEKDAPDEAGLSLQDRDASDEAAEAPIKTGPLHLAIVGRPNAGKSTLVNALLGAERMITGPEPGLTRDSISVQFRDQKGDVQLVDTAGMRKKARVEEKLERISVSASLEALKMAEVVVLVIDALLGVHEQDLQIARLIEREGRACVIALNKWDAVADRAATMKAVSDRLEISLAQMKGIPVITFSALTGAGINKLMPAVRQVHDIWNCRVSTGELNRWFEGALERHAPPLVDGRRLKLRYMTQAKARPPTFILFGTRAEQVPEAYRRYLVNGLREAFYLPGVPIRLQTRGTKNPFARDSQ from the coding sequence ATGCAATCTGGGCAGACTCCCTGCGTCGTTATTGCGGGGCGACCCAATGTCGGCAAATCAACACTCTTTAATCGCCTTGTAGGACGTCGACAGGCCATCGTCTCGGACATGCCGGGCGTCACGCGTGACTATAAGGAGGGGGAAGCCCGACTGGGCGGGCGTCTCATCCGTATCGTGGATACGGCAGGGTTGGAGGAAGCCGCGCCGGACACGGTTTTCGGGCGTATGCGCGCCTCGTCGGAATCGGCGATTGGCCAGGCGGATCTCATTCTCTTCTGCATTGATGCACGGGCGGGCGTCACACCGGCGGACCGCCATTTCGCGCAATTTCTGCGTCGCCAGAACCGGCCCGTCCTGCTTATTGCCAATAAAGCGGAAGGAAGTGCGGCGCAGACGGAGGTTTATGAATCCTTTGCCTTGGGTCTGGGGACGCCTCTCGCCGTCTCAGCCGAGCATGGGGAGGGGCTCTCCCATCTGATGCGGGAAATTGCGGACCGGCTGAAGGGCGACGAAAAAGATGCGCCGGATGAGGCCGGTTTGTCGCTGCAAGATAGGGACGCTTCGGATGAGGCCGCTGAGGCACCGATTAAAACCGGCCCGCTGCACCTGGCGATTGTGGGTCGGCCCAATGCGGGCAAGTCGACTTTAGTGAATGCCCTTCTCGGTGCTGAAAGGATGATTACCGGGCCGGAGCCTGGCCTGACGCGCGATTCGATTTCGGTGCAATTTCGGGATCAGAAAGGCGACGTCCAGCTCGTGGACACGGCAGGGATGCGCAAAAAGGCCCGCGTTGAGGAAAAGCTGGAACGTATTTCCGTCTCCGCCAGTCTTGAAGCCCTCAAAATGGCTGAAGTGGTCGTGCTCGTCATTGATGCGCTGCTCGGCGTGCACGAGCAGGATTTGCAAATCGCCCGACTGATTGAGCGTGAAGGGCGCGCCTGCGTCATCGCCCTCAATAAATGGGATGCGGTCGCTGATCGTGCCGCAACCATGAAAGCCGTCTCAGATCGATTGGAGATCTCCCTGGCGCAGATGAAGGGTATCCCCGTCATCACCTTTTCAGCCCTGACCGGTGCGGGGATTAACAAGCTCATGCCCGCCGTGCGTCAGGTCCATGATATATGGAATTGCCGCGTTTCAACCGGTGAACTGAATCGCTGGTTTGAAGGCGCGCTTGAGCGTCACGCGCCCCCTCTGGTCGATGGGCGCAGGCTCAAGCTCCGTTACATGACGCAGGCCAAAGCGCGGCCGCCGACTTTTATCCTGTTTGGCACGCGGGCTGAGCAGGTGCCGGAGGCTTACCGGCG
- a CDS encoding tetratricopeptide repeat protein: MSEELLKQVRSEMRAETALAMARRHAALCVSVLLLAVAGLGVWQWHRHALKRDAAQASAIFYAASLTLLESDSDQDVKKAIADLATLTKKAPGQIRYDAAVQMAKAQIQQGDFKAGSATLQQLADNTSAPAIFRAYARYVRLNAAAAMHALPEAEIRAGYEALARDGGPWKPYAEEGLLSTDMASNLDEKRRLEARHLATALAGNPEVPNSIRQRAATMSTILKAGFND; this comes from the coding sequence GTGTCAGAAGAACTTCTTAAGCAGGTCCGATCCGAAATGCGTGCCGAAACGGCCCTCGCCATGGCGCGTCGGCACGCGGCATTATGTGTTTCCGTCCTTCTTCTCGCGGTTGCCGGGCTGGGTGTGTGGCAATGGCACCGTCATGCGCTGAAACGCGATGCGGCACAGGCCTCCGCGATTTTTTATGCCGCCTCCCTGACATTGCTTGAGTCCGATTCGGATCAGGATGTCAAAAAAGCGATTGCTGATCTCGCCACGCTGACGAAAAAGGCGCCGGGCCAGATCCGCTATGATGCGGCCGTTCAGATGGCGAAAGCGCAGATTCAGCAGGGTGACTTCAAAGCCGGGTCCGCAACGCTTCAGCAATTGGCGGATAACACGTCGGCACCTGCCATCTTCCGCGCCTATGCGCGCTATGTCCGCCTCAATGCCGCGGCCGCCATGCATGCTTTGCCGGAGGCTGAGATTCGCGCCGGTTATGAAGCGCTCGCCCGCGATGGTGGGCCGTGGAAGCCTTATGCGGAAGAGGGACTTCTCTCGACAGACATGGCGTCCAATCTGGATGAAAAGCGCAGGCTTGAGGCCCGCCACCTCGCCACGGCGCTTGCTGGCAACCCTGAAGTGCCGAACAGCATCCGGCAGCGCGCCGCCACCATGTCAACCATCCTGAAAGCGGGCTTCAATGACTGA
- a CDS encoding shikimate dehydrogenase, producing the protein MGSDPDAVIADILAQMDRLRPDASRLRLTESFGGTLPQLAGVVGWPLQHTLSPALHNGWLRRYDISGRYLKLPLAPENFRAGIHLLQRLGFRGVNVTIPHKEEAFQIATRKSEIARQCGSANTLIFGDHGEIFGDSTDGAGFCENLRAHGIAIKGRALILGAGGAARAICAALMEEGCDVTIANRSATRAEALCAHLHGLHHVSWNDWPSHLGEVDLLVNTTSLGMQGATEYDWESALLKARDDLSVADIVYVPLETSLLRQARRRGLRTVDGLGMLIEQARVGFRAWFGKDPQADEMTRHALMGALG; encoded by the coding sequence TTGGGCAGCGATCCTGACGCAGTTATTGCCGATATATTGGCGCAGATGGACCGCCTGCGCCCCGATGCATCGCGCTTACGCCTGACGGAGTCTTTCGGCGGCACCCTGCCTCAGCTTGCAGGCGTTGTAGGTTGGCCGCTTCAACACACATTGTCACCCGCCCTGCATAATGGCTGGCTCAGGCGTTATGATATTTCCGGACGCTACCTGAAACTTCCTCTCGCGCCGGAAAATTTCAGAGCCGGGATTCATCTGCTCCAGCGGCTCGGTTTCCGGGGCGTCAATGTCACCATTCCGCACAAGGAAGAAGCTTTTCAGATCGCAACGCGGAAATCTGAGATCGCGCGTCAATGCGGCTCTGCCAATACGTTGATTTTTGGCGATCATGGCGAGATCTTTGGGGACAGCACGGACGGGGCCGGGTTCTGTGAGAACCTCCGTGCGCATGGCATCGCGATCAAAGGCCGCGCGCTCATCCTTGGCGCTGGCGGCGCAGCGCGCGCGATCTGCGCGGCTTTGATGGAGGAGGGGTGCGACGTCACCATCGCCAATCGCTCCGCCACGCGCGCTGAAGCATTATGTGCACATCTGCACGGTCTCCATCACGTCAGTTGGAATGACTGGCCTTCTCACCTTGGTGAGGTCGATTTGCTGGTCAATACGACATCTCTGGGTATGCAGGGCGCAACGGAATATGACTGGGAAAGTGCTTTATTAAAGGCGCGGGATGATCTGAGCGTGGCCGACATCGTCTATGTCCCGCTCGAGACGTCGCTTCTTCGGCAGGCGCGTCGGCGCGGTTTGCGCACGGTTGACGGGTTGGGAATGCTGATTGAGCAGGCACGGGTCGGGTTTCGCGCCTGGTTCGGGAAGGACCCTCAGGCGGACGAGATGACACGTCATGCCCTCATGGGGGCGCTCGGGTGA
- the asnB gene encoding asparagine synthase (glutamine-hydrolyzing), with product MCGIAGFLARPGTKIDIDALDRMERAILHRGPDGRGAFEARGVGLRHTRLSIIDLEGGAQPLIHDRLALVANAEIYNDPLLRKDLSHIAFKTGSDCEAPLYLWPWLGAHYVDALRGMYAIAFVDQGDEVDRAALSRDPFGIRPLYYVETPQGIAFASEPQALIAGGYAAASCRPEAVTELLQTQFVAGSETIFPGIKRARPGETMVVENGAITSRQFRPAIEGDIDRGMTEEAALKALDKILLDSVAVHQRADVPSGLFLSGGIDSAAILAAMVRLDTRRPVAWTARFDTGPVDEAAAARRMATTCGAAHEVVTITERMFWEDLPKIVACMDDPVADYAIIPTWFLARAARRDLTVVLSGEGGDELFGGYGRYRRACRPWWRGGRAPRCNGIMNTVAPKWKDTSWKTDLSAAPGDTRFRATQRLDIATWLPDDLLIKLDRCLMAHGMEGRTPLLDVELARLAWRLPDRLKTRHGQGKYLLRKWLDQQCSQANAFAPKQGFTVPVGAWMAAEATRLGPLLHQQEALKAAMPGVDIHAIVQRTGDRKARKASWVLLFYALWHRIHIEGVPCDGDVYEVLAS from the coding sequence ATGTGCGGTATTGCAGGTTTCCTCGCCAGGCCGGGGACGAAAATCGACATTGACGCCCTTGACCGGATGGAGCGCGCAATCCTGCATCGCGGCCCGGACGGGCGCGGCGCATTTGAAGCGCGCGGGGTCGGGCTGCGACATACGCGGCTTTCCATCATTGATCTTGAAGGCGGCGCGCAGCCCCTTATCCATGATCGCCTGGCGCTGGTTGCGAATGCTGAGATCTATAATGATCCCTTATTGCGGAAAGACCTGTCTCACATCGCTTTCAAGACGGGGAGTGATTGTGAAGCCCCCCTTTATCTATGGCCGTGGCTTGGTGCGCATTATGTTGATGCGTTGCGGGGCATGTATGCCATCGCCTTTGTGGATCAGGGGGATGAGGTGGATCGCGCCGCTTTGTCGCGTGACCCTTTCGGGATCAGACCCCTCTATTATGTTGAAACACCGCAGGGCATCGCTTTCGCGTCTGAGCCGCAGGCCCTGATCGCCGGGGGGTATGCGGCCGCGTCATGCCGCCCGGAAGCTGTCACCGAACTTTTGCAGACGCAGTTTGTCGCCGGATCTGAAACGATTTTCCCGGGCATTAAAAGGGCGCGGCCAGGTGAGACTATGGTGGTCGAAAATGGCGCGATCACGTCGCGGCAGTTCAGGCCCGCCATTGAGGGCGATATTGATCGCGGCATGACGGAGGAAGCCGCGCTCAAAGCGCTTGATAAGATATTGCTGGACTCGGTTGCCGTGCATCAGCGCGCGGATGTGCCCAGCGGGCTCTTCCTTTCCGGCGGGATCGACAGTGCTGCCATACTCGCCGCGATGGTGCGGCTTGATACACGTCGGCCCGTCGCCTGGACAGCGCGCTTCGATACGGGCCCGGTGGATGAAGCTGCGGCCGCGCGCCGCATGGCGACCACTTGCGGCGCGGCGCACGAGGTTGTGACGATCACTGAGCGGATGTTCTGGGAGGATCTGCCCAAAATCGTGGCGTGCATGGATGACCCCGTGGCGGATTACGCCATCATCCCAACCTGGTTCCTCGCCCGCGCGGCGCGGCGTGACCTGACGGTGGTCCTCAGCGGGGAAGGCGGGGATGAGCTTTTCGGCGGATATGGTCGCTATCGGCGCGCCTGCCGCCCCTGGTGGCGTGGCGGGCGTGCGCCGCGCTGTAACGGGATCATGAACACTGTGGCGCCGAAATGGAAGGACACGTCCTGGAAGACAGACCTCTCCGCTGCGCCGGGGGATACGCGCTTTCGTGCCACGCAGCGGCTCGATATCGCGACCTGGTTGCCGGATGATCTGCTGATCAAGCTTGACCGTTGCCTGATGGCGCATGGGATGGAAGGCAGGACGCCATTACTGGATGTTGAGCTGGCGCGACTGGCCTGGCGTCTGCCGGACCGCCTTAAGACGCGTCACGGGCAGGGCAAATATCTGTTGCGAAAATGGCTGGACCAGCAATGCAGCCAGGCCAATGCTTTTGCGCCGAAACAGGGTTTCACCGTGCCTGTCGGGGCCTGGATGGCGGCGGAAGCCACGAGATTGGGGCCGCTCCTCCATCAGCAGGAAGCCCTGAAAGCCGCCATGCCGGGTGTCGACATTCATGCAATTGTGCAGAGGACGGGTGACCGTAAGGCCCGTAAGGCCTCATGGGTTTTGCTGTTTTATGCGCTATGGCATAGAATACATATAGAGGGCGTCCCTTGTGACGGGGATGTTTACGAGGTTCTCGCCAGTTAG
- a CDS encoding glycosyltransferase: MTSPPLPRIAHIMAGAARGGAELFFERLSVAQHRQGYPVTTFIRPDGARAARLEAGHVAITQLRFHRHLTFLTRRHLKKCLTTYRPDIAIAWMNRATRATPRGPWALVGRLGGYYDLRNYRHCDALIGNTRGLVTWMTQKGWPQDKVFYLPNFARDFSDVTPQRPNFIPANVPFLLAMGRLHPNKGFDVLIRALQDVPRAHLVIAGEGPARDALQDVARQCGVTSRVHLPGWLTDTGPFLRACDIFICSSRIEPLGNIVIEAMSAGRPVIAGNIQGPAEILHGTEDGMLAESENPHDFSLKINNLLGDPDKAHALSVKGRQRYEREFSAPTVLAQWDRFFQQMRFR; this comes from the coding sequence ATGACATCGCCGCCCTTACCGCGTATCGCGCACATTATGGCCGGCGCCGCGAGAGGTGGCGCCGAGCTGTTTTTTGAGCGCCTTTCCGTGGCCCAGCATCGTCAGGGTTACCCGGTCACGACGTTTATTCGTCCGGATGGTGCGCGTGCGGCGCGGCTTGAGGCGGGTCATGTCGCCATTACGCAACTCCGCTTCCACCGTCATCTGACATTTCTGACGCGGCGGCACCTCAAAAAATGCCTGACGACATATCGGCCCGATATCGCGATCGCCTGGATGAACCGCGCCACAAGGGCGACGCCGCGCGGCCCCTGGGCGCTGGTCGGGCGGCTGGGCGGCTATTATGATCTCAGAAATTACCGCCATTGCGACGCGCTTATCGGCAATACACGTGGGCTTGTGACATGGATGACGCAGAAAGGCTGGCCGCAGGACAAGGTCTTCTACCTGCCCAATTTCGCGCGGGATTTCAGCGACGTCACCCCGCAGCGGCCGAATTTCATCCCCGCCAACGTGCCTTTCCTGCTTGCGATGGGTCGCCTTCATCCCAATAAGGGCTTCGATGTCCTGATCCGCGCGTTGCAGGATGTCCCGCGCGCCCATCTCGTCATTGCCGGTGAGGGCCCGGCACGCGATGCGCTTCAGGACGTGGCGCGGCAATGCGGTGTGACGTCCCGCGTGCATCTGCCGGGCTGGCTTACAGACACAGGTCCTTTCCTGCGTGCGTGCGATATTTTTATCTGTTCCTCCCGAATTGAACCTTTGGGCAATATTGTGATCGAGGCCATGTCCGCCGGACGGCCCGTTATTGCAGGTAACATTCAAGGCCCGGCAGAAATCCTGCACGGGACGGAAGACGGAATGTTGGCGGAGAGTGAAAACCCGCACGACTTTTCGTTAAAGATCAATAATTTATTAGGTGATCCGGATAAAGCACATGCGCTTTCCGTCAAGGGGCGGCAACGTTATGAGCGGGAATTCTCAGCACCGACCGTCCTTGCGCAGTGGGACCGATTTTTCCAGCAAATGAGGTTCCGTTAA
- the coaE gene encoding dephospho-CoA kinase (Dephospho-CoA kinase (CoaE) performs the final step in coenzyme A biosynthesis.) — MIVIGLTGATGAGKSTIAARLRRKGWPVFDADKVVHRMQGRNGIAVGMIAQLWPDVVVDGAVDRARLRRRVTQDRHALKKLERIMHPLVKAARKKFLRSMRAAHQRVCVLDIPLLIETNAHKDCDIVIVAEAPLAARVARIHRRGRMSGAEARFLLARQATDEARRRAADIVIHTGLSQGDAVRMLKKALFRVGL; from the coding sequence GTGATCGTGATCGGCCTGACGGGTGCGACGGGGGCAGGGAAGTCCACGATCGCCGCACGCCTGCGCCGCAAGGGCTGGCCGGTTTTCGATGCGGATAAAGTGGTGCACCGCATGCAGGGTCGCAACGGAATCGCTGTGGGGATGATCGCGCAGCTCTGGCCCGATGTCGTCGTTGACGGCGCCGTGGATCGCGCGCGACTACGCCGGCGCGTCACCCAGGATCGTCACGCGCTGAAAAAGCTTGAGCGAATCATGCACCCCCTCGTGAAAGCGGCGCGCAAAAAATTCCTTCGTTCCATGCGGGCTGCGCATCAAAGAGTCTGCGTCCTTGATATTCCCCTCCTGATCGAGACCAACGCGCATAAGGATTGCGATATTGTGATCGTCGCGGAGGCCCCTCTTGCTGCGCGTGTGGCGCGGATTCACCGTCGCGGTAGGATGTCGGGGGCGGAGGCCCGCTTTTTGCTGGCGCGGCAGGCCACGGATGAAGCGCGTCGACGCGCGGCGGACATTGTCATTCACACGGGTTTATCGCAGGGTGATGCGGTCAGGATGCTCAAAAAAGCTCTTTTCAGAGTGGGATTATAG
- a CDS encoding dihydroorotase, with translation MHYDLIIRHGICVFAWGEASADLGVKNGRIESLSVAMADTADHVFDAKGLHVLPGMIDAHVHLRDPGDPEIESVATGTRAAALGGITTVLDMPNTAPPITSSAALAAKRRTIAEKSFIDMGQYIGATRENTPELARLELEPGVCAVKVFAGSSTGDLMIEDDAGIEAVLRSGHRRVAFHSEDEYRLQERRPQFEVGQDYVNHMHWRDSETAFRGTRRIVALSHKTGRPVHILHTSTSGELAYLKEHRDVATVEVLVNHLTQYAPECYERLGGLAVMNPPIRDKQHHDASWEALRDGRVDVVSSDHAPHSLEAKCRPWLQCASGLTGVQTILPLMLDHVNAGRLSLSRLTDVMSSGPARVYGVPDKGRIAVGYDADFSLVDMRKKRTITNDWIATPVGWSPFDGVEVTGWPKATIVRGHIVMQDDEICEGPKGRLVHFLP, from the coding sequence ATGCATTACGATCTCATTATCCGACATGGAATCTGCGTTTTCGCGTGGGGGGAAGCGTCGGCGGATCTCGGTGTAAAAAATGGCAGGATCGAGAGCCTGTCCGTCGCGATGGCGGACACGGCGGATCACGTCTTCGACGCGAAAGGGCTGCATGTTCTGCCGGGGATGATTGACGCCCATGTACATCTTCGTGACCCGGGTGACCCTGAAATTGAATCCGTCGCGACCGGCACGAGGGCCGCCGCTTTGGGGGGCATAACGACGGTGCTGGATATGCCCAACACGGCGCCGCCCATTACCTCTTCCGCAGCATTGGCCGCCAAACGCAGGACAATCGCGGAGAAGAGCTTCATCGATATGGGCCAATATATCGGCGCCACGCGTGAAAACACCCCTGAACTGGCCAGGTTGGAGCTTGAGCCGGGCGTCTGCGCCGTCAAAGTTTTCGCAGGTTCCTCAACGGGCGATCTGATGATTGAGGATGATGCGGGGATTGAAGCTGTTTTGCGCAGCGGACATCGCCGCGTGGCGTTTCATTCCGAAGATGAATATCGTCTGCAGGAAAGACGGCCCCAATTTGAAGTCGGGCAGGATTACGTCAATCACATGCATTGGCGTGATTCAGAGACCGCGTTTCGCGGGACACGCCGTATTGTCGCGCTCTCCCACAAAACCGGGCGTCCGGTCCATATTCTGCACACATCAACTTCCGGGGAACTCGCTTACCTCAAAGAGCATCGGGACGTTGCGACGGTTGAAGTGCTCGTCAATCACCTGACGCAATATGCGCCTGAGTGTTATGAGCGCCTGGGTGGACTCGCCGTCATGAATCCGCCGATCCGTGACAAGCAGCATCACGATGCGTCGTGGGAAGCTTTGCGGGATGGGCGGGTTGATGTCGTCTCATCCGATCATGCGCCGCATTCTCTTGAGGCGAAATGCCGCCCCTGGCTGCAATGTGCCAGCGGGCTGACCGGGGTGCAGACCATCCTCCCCCTTATGCTTGACCACGTTAATGCGGGGCGGCTGTCATTGTCGCGTTTGACGGATGTCATGTCTTCCGGCCCCGCGCGCGTCTATGGCGTGCCGGATAAAGGTCGCATCGCGGTTGGTTATGACGCGGATTTCTCACTGGTCGATATGCGGAAAAAGCGCACGATCACGAATGACTGGATTGCCACGCCGGTCGGCTGGTCGCCCTTTGATGGTGTTGAGGTGACAGGCTGGCCCAAAGCAACGATTGTGCGCGGCCATATCGTCATGCAGGATGATGAGATCTGTGAGGGTCCGAAAGGACGACTCGTGCATTTTCTGCCGTGA